ATCGGACGGCTGATGCTCGATAGGAATCTCCCGAGGCCACGCCAGCATCGGACGCCGTGATGATGCATCTGGATAGGGCGCGGCATACACGGCGAGCTCGGCCTCGGAGAGGCCACGTTTGACGCCAGCACTCAGCGAACGTGTCAGGAATTGATTCTGCTCCAGCACCAACGCCTCTCCTACGCCCGGAGTCCGCAGGTTCTTGAACAGGGCCGCACCTTGCGGCGGGTAGTCACTCCACAGGAGCGACCGGAAGAACGTCTCGTAGACGACGAGCCCGCGCACCCGGCCGGGATGACGCGCGGCCCAGTCCATGGCCAGGGCGCCGCCCCAGTCGTAGCCCACCAACACGACGTCACGCAGGTCGAGCGCGTCGAACCACGCGTCGAGGTACCGGGAATGGTCCACGAAGCGATAAGCGATGTCCGGCTTGCCGGAGTCCCCCATTCCAATCAAGTCCGGCGCGAGCACGCGGGCGTGTCCAGCCAGATGGGGAATGACCTCGCGCCAGACATAGGACGAGGTCGGGTTTCCATGAAGCAGGACGACGACGGGACCGCGCCCCGACTCGCGATACGCCATCTGGGAATCGAGAACAGGGACGTCCCGCATGACGGTCTCCGGCGGCATGGGTGAGGGATGCGCCCCGCCCCGCACACAGGCAGCAAGCGAGACCCAGAGAAACAGAACCAGCTTTCGCATGGCCTCACCATGGGGCCATCGACCATTTTCCAGCAGTGATGATTCGTGACGGATATCCTCACGGTTCGTGAGCCTTTCCGCCATCGACCTCAACCTGCTCCTGGTGCTCGACACCGTCCTCACCGAGCGCAGCGTGGCGCGTGCCGCACGCCGGCTTCATGTCACGCCGTCCGCCATCAGCAACGCGCTGG
This genomic window from Myxococcus hansupus contains:
- a CDS encoding haloalkane dehalogenase; protein product: MRDVPVLDSQMAYRESGRGPVVVLLHGNPTSSYVWREVIPHLAGHARVLAPDLIGMGDSGKPDIAYRFVDHSRYLDAWFDALDLRDVVLVGYDWGGALAMDWAARHPGRVRGLVVYETFFRSLLWSDYPPQGAALFKNLRTPGVGEALVLEQNQFLTRSLSAGVKRGLSEAELAVYAAPYPDASSRRPMLAWPREIPIEHQPSDVLAVMERYVAWLGASPEVPKLLLTFESPTPLGAPALIEWVRGRSVNLEVVKLGVAGHHASEDLPDDIGRAIVRWLGW